One window of the Osmerus mordax isolate fOsmMor3 chromosome 2, fOsmMor3.pri, whole genome shotgun sequence genome contains the following:
- the LOC136933104 gene encoding NLR family CARD domain-containing protein 3-like — MSLSGEREEGGTASKISLSGEREEGSPASKTRLSGEREEGVPASKMSLSGEHDMDTKAKSPIQQRPASPAPSCVSMKSDRSMDQPIKFSDGGGPSNEEGDQQEKSESDQSHHEDLSSIFTVLEETVIRFVKKELKRMKRILSSDFPEGLESQREDQEVVDPEYQKQESSAREGALKITLHDLRYMNQKELADTLEENEHAQIYRQKLKSELRKKFETVFEGIAKQGNPTLLNKIYTDLYITEGESGEINNEHEVRQIETASRKSARTETAITCNNIFKPSAGRDTHIRIVLTKGVAGIGKTVSVQKFITDWAEGLANQEIQFIFPLPFRELNLLDGEEFSLKELVHHFFSETRELGISNYDKYNVLFVFDGLDECRLPLAFKKNKSWCDVTKSTSVDVLLTNLIRGKLLPSALIWITTRPAAANQIPSECVDLVTEVRGFNDPQKDEYIMKRCSDEILARRIISHIKTSRILYIMCHIPVFSWITVTVLEHMLRTEKKEKMPKTLTEMYTAFLVLQTKQKKVKYAGKTETDPHWDEDSIQSILSLGKLAFHQLEKGNLIFYEKDLTECGIDVHDASVNSGVFTQIFRQDGKVFQEKVFCFVHLSFQEFLAAVFVIISFINNNDNLMSETPSASSSKKVLTLFREKAEVRFYKSAVDKALQSKNGQLDLFLRFLLGLSMESNQTDLRGLLTPRRSNTQSHEKTVKYIKEKIREDPSPERTMNLFHCLNELNDHSLVEEIQHYLSPGSLSSEKKLSSTQWSALVFVLLTSEETMDVFDLKKYSRSEEGLLRLLPVVKDSKTALLNDCNLSERCCEALASALPSSDLTELDLSNNNLGDSGMKLLSAGLGNPLCKLETLRLSGCHITEEGCASLSSALKSTSFLRQLDLNNNDLKDAGMKLLSAGLGNPLCKLETLRLSGCLVTEEDCASLASALRSNPFHLRELDLSYNHPGEKGLKLLSARLEDPHCRLEKLNVDHGGECWIKPGLRKYACELTLDPNTACRKLSLSEENRKVTRRREEQPYPDHPERFEDCPQVLCREGLSGRCYWEAEWSGGVVYIAVTYKGISRRGMGDHCALGWNNKSWSLYCHGNSYSARHNNKITAIPAPPSSSHRVGVYLDWPAGTLSFYTVSSDTLTHLHTFHSTFTEPLYPGFCVGLDSSVSLCQVE; from the exons atgagtctctctggggagagagaagaagggggcaCTGCCTCTAAAATTAGTCtatctggggagagagaggaggggagccctgCCTCTAAAACGAGActctctggggagagagaggaaggggtccctgcctctaaaatgagtctctctggtgaacatgacatggacaccaaagctaagag cccaatccagcagagaccagcctcacctgcacccagctgtgtgtccatgaagagtgacaggtctatggATCAACCTATcaagttcagtgatggaggaggaccttctaatgaggaagg AGATCAACAGGAGAAGTCTGAGTCAGACCAGAGTCACCATGAGGACTTGTCCTCCATATTCACA gtgcttgaggagactgtcatcaggtttgtgaagaaagagctgaagaggatgaagaggattctgagttcagatttcccagaaggcttagagagtcagagggaggaccaggaagtggtGGACCCTGAATATcagaagcaggagagcagtgcCAGAGAGGGAGCTCTGAAGATCACACTGCACGACCTGAGGTACATGAACCAGAAGGAGCTGGCTGACACTCTGGAGGAAA atGAGCATGCTCAGATTTATCGACAGAAACTCAAATCTGAACTAAGGAAGAAGTTTGAAACTGTGTTCGAGGGCATAGCTAAACAAGGAAACCCAACTCTTCTCAATAAGATCTACACAGATCTCTACAtcacagagggtgagagtggagagATCAATAATGaacatgaggtgagacagattGAGACAGCATCCAGGAAATCAGCAAGAACAGAAACAGCCATCACATGCAACAACATCTTTAAACCCTCAGCTGGACGAGACACACATATCAGAATTGTTCTGACAAAAGGAGTTGCTGGCATCGGAAAAACTGTCTCTGTGCAGAAGTTCATCACAGACTGGGCTGAGGGACTAGCCAATCAGGAAATCCAGTTCATCTTTCCTCTCCCGTTTCGAGAACTGAATTTGTTGGATGGAGAAGAGTTCAGTCTGAAGGAACTTGTCCATCACTTCTTCTCGGAAACCAGAGAATTAGGAATCTCCAACTACGACAAGTACAacgttctgtttgtctttgacggtctggatgagtgtcgactgcccttagccttcaaaaagaacaagagctggtgtgatgtcacaaagtccacctcagtggatgtgctgctgaccaATCTGATCAGAGGAAagcttcttccctctgctctcatctggatcaccactcgacctgcagcagccaatcagatcccttctgagtgtgttgacctggtgacagaggtacgagggttcaatgacccacagaaggatgagtacatcatgaagagatgtagtgatgagatcctggccaggagaatcatctcacacatcaagacatcaaggatcctctacatcatgtgccacatTCCAGTCTTCTCTTGGATTACTGTTACAGTCCTTGAACACATgctgagaacagagaagaaagagaagatgccgaagaccctgactgagatgtacacaGCCTTCCTGGTGTTACAGACCAAACAGAAGAAGGTGAAGTATGCTGGGAAAACTGAGACCGATCCACACTGGGATGAAGACAGCATTCAGAGTATTCTGTCACTGGGAAAACTGGCCTTCCACCAGCTGGAGAAAGGAAACCTGATTTTCTATGAGAAAGACCTGACAGAGTGTGGCATTGATGTCCATGATGCCTCAGTGAACTCAGGAGTGTTCACACAGATCTTCAGACAGGATGGTAAAGTCTTCCAGGAGAAGGTGTTCTGCTTTGTCCATCTGAGCTTTCAGGAGtttctggctgctgtgtttgtaattatctcattcatcaacaacaatgacaatctGATGTCTGAGACTCCATCAGCTTCCAGTTCCAAAAAAGTGTTGACTCTtttcagagagaaagcagaagtccgattctacaagagtgctgtggacaaggccttgcagagtaagaatggacaactggaccttttcctccgcttcctcctggGCCTCTCAATGGAGTCCAATCAGACTGACTTACGAGGTCTACTGACTCCGAGAAGAAGCAACACGCAGAGCCATGAGAAAACAGTCAAGTACATCAAGGAGAAGATCAGAGAGGATCCCTCTCCAGAGAGAACCATGAATCTGTTCCACtgtctgaatgaactgaatgaccattctctggtggaggagatccaaCACTATCTGAGCCCAGGAAGTCTCTCCAGTGAGAAGAAGCTCTCATCTACACAGTGGTCAGCTCTGGTCTTTGTGTTGCTGACTTCAGAAGAGACGATGGACGTGTTTGACCTGAAGAAATACTCCAGATCAGAGGAAGGTCTTCTGAGGCTGCTGCCAGTGGTCAAAGACTCCAAAACTGCTCT GCTGAATGACTGTAACCTCTCAGAACGGTGCTGTGAagcgctggcctcagctctcccctcctcagatctgacagagctggacttgagtaacaacaacctgggggattcaggcatgaagctgctctctgctggactggggaatccactctgcaagctggagacactgag gctgtcaggctgtcacatcacagaggaaggatgtgcttctctgagctcagctctgaagtcaacctccttcctgagacaactgGATCTAAAtaacaatgatctgaaggatgccggcatgaagctgctctctgctggactggggaatccactctgcaagctggagacactgag gctgtcaggctgtctggtcacagaggaagactgtgcttctctggcctcagctctgaggtccaaccccttccacctgagggaactggacctgagctacaatcatccaggagaaaaaggattgaagctgctctctgctagactggaggatccacactgcagactggagaaactcaa tgtggatcatggtggagagtgctggatcaaacctggccttaggaaat atgcctgtgagctcacactggacccaaacacagcatgcagaaaactctctctgtctgaggagaacagaaaggtgacaaggaggagagaggagcagccgtatcctgatcacccagagagatttgaggactgtccacaggtgctgtgtagagagggtctgtctgggcgctgttactgggaggcagagtggagtggaggagtggtttatatagcagtgacatataaaggaatcagcaggagaggaaTGGGTGATCATTGTGCGCTTGGATGgaataacaagtcctggagtctgtACTGTCATGGTAACAGTTACTCTGCCAGGCACAATAATAAGATCACTGccatacctgcccccccctccagctcccacagagtaggagtgtatctggactggccggccggcactctgtccttctacacagtctcctctgacacactgacccacctgcacacattccacagcacattcactgagcccctctatcctgggttcTGTGTTGGGTTAgactcctcagtgtccctgtgtcaggtagaatag